The nucleotide sequence ttggttttcttaaCGAAGCCGATTTTTGCACCTCGTAACGAGAGTCGAATAGGTGGTACTCTCGGCTCGTCTACGGTCGCCGCGTTCATCACGGTTTGTTGTTGTTGACCCGATTGAGACGCGGGTACGTTGGTCAACACTCTCGGCATCGGTTTAACTATACTAGTTGGTTTATCTAGTTTTTTATTCGTCGTGTTCAATACGTCAACTTTATAGGTGCCGGTGCCAGATAAAGGTTCGTTTTTACCCAGCTTCAGTCTGATCTTAATTTCGCTCTTCTCGCTTCCACTGCTACCGGATCCGCCGGAAGACGCCGAACCCGAAGTACTCGTTAGTATACGATGCCTACCACTGGCACCTGCTCCGCCACCGGAGACGAACGAATCGCCGCCGAAAGCCGTCGTCGCAGGTTTAACATCTCCACTACCGCTATTCGAATCATCTTCTGAGGTTGTCGCCAGTGGTTTTCGAGCAGCCGGTGATGACATTCGAGAGATCGAGTCGTCGTCGTTATCATCCGAGAACAACATCGACGACGATTTCTCGTTACTGGCGACCGACGATGGCATCGGCGTCGCTGCCGACGAAGGAGGCGAAAAACTAAAGCACGAGTCATCGTTTTGAGCGACCGACGGTGGTAACGAGTTGAATATGTCGGTTGTTTGATTATCGTTTTCTTCGTTATCCGAACCTTCATTCGGCATCGGCTCCATTTCACCGGTGAGCGGATTTATCAAGAATTGAGGCTCTTTCTCAgctgacgacgacgatgatgatgacgtcgttgtcgtcgtcgtcgtcgcattaCCGCCGCTAATCGCGTGATTACTGTTCATGGAGCCACTGCTACTGGAATAAGGAGGCGGTGGGGGTTGCTGTTGAACAGCCACAGCTGACGATGAAGGCGCCATGGTCCTCATTTGGTCAGCCGATAGACCTTTCATTTGAGGTGCTGTCGTCGCATTATCCGTCGCTACAACGTATCGAGACGAATATTGCGGTGGTAACTGGTGCCCTTGATGTTGCGCCTGTCCTTGAACCAACTGAAACTGTTGTTGGTGCTGCTGAAGCGTAGTAGCATATTGAAGGTGCTGCtgatgctgttgttgttgttgattagCAATACCGGCGACAGCGTGATGTTGCTGCAGCGTcgcattttggtaaattttctgtTGTTGAGGATGAGGCGGAGGAGGTGGTGCTTGTTGCGCGGCTAAAATCGTCGTTCCGTTGGTGGGCGTCGGagcggtcgtcgtcgtcgtaaacAAATCCGACCCGTCGATCGAGTCGAATTGATTATCACCTAAAGACTGATGGTTGTACGCTGCATTGGTACTGGTAACCACAGCGCTATGATACCCTGTAGGGAGACCCGCTGATGATAGAACGCCGTAAGCGGCGTTATTCAATTTCGGCCCGGCGTTCAATTTCGCCGCCATCGAGACCatttgctgctgctgttgttgctgctgctgctgcgcCGTCAAGGCGAACGATTTCACAAACTGTACCATGTTATTGCTTGGTATTTGCAAAGACGTGTGATCTAATTTACCGCTTGTAGTCGAATCGGCGTTTACAGCTCCCAAAATATCAACGACGCTATCGACTAAATCGGCGCTCGCACCAGGATTAAATAAACCGACGTCGTTTGCCAGGTCGTTCagctgttgttgttgctgctgctgctgttgatGTTGTTGCTGCTGATGaagatgttgttgttgttgttgcgaCGATGCCAACGTCACCATTCGACCACCTACGAAGCCCATTTTCGACGCACCGGAAGCGGCGATTACGTTTTGTTGTAATATCACAGATTTAGCGTGTTGCTGTTGTTGCACAGCGTTTCCACCGACGTTGaattgctgctgctgctgttgttgttgttgttgttgaggCTGTTGATACAGTAaatgctgctgctgctgctgttgttgttgctgctggaGCAATTGTTTCTGTAATAGTTGTTGAGATTGGTGAAACAattgctgttgctgttgttgcGGCAGCGATTGTTGTTGAACGTTTATGACGCGGACGCCGAATTTAGCTTGCGGATGAGGTGACTGATGGCCGCCGGCCAAAGTTACCAATTGTTGATTATCATTATGGCTATACGTAATTCTACTAGCTAACTGGTTGTTTATCAACGCGGTCGTCGGAACGGTTTTCGAGCTAGCCGCGGACGACGACGTAGAGGCGGCAACTACCTGCCTTTGGAACATATTTACAACGGGATTTTGACTGGTGTAGGCTTGCTTAACATTGGCAGTGACTGTGGTTAAGTGATTCATAGTCGGTAGTTTACCATTACCGGCAGAAGTAGCGGCggcggaggaggaggagggagcGGACGCCGACGATACAGCAGCGATATCGGTCGTCGTGTTGGCGGCGGCGGATTGATTATTATTCGAAGTACAAGACAGAGAAGGATTAGTTACAGTAGGACATTCTACAACAGGTATTCGAACATTGGTAACCATGGTTAAATTATTATTCTCCGACGACGCAGCCGCCGCCGTCGCCGTTGCCGCTCTTTGGATACGTTGTATGACTTGCTGCTGCATTTCGCCGCTGACGCCGGCGCCGGTATCCGAAGTTTGACTACAGGGCACCATTAGATCGGGCTGAGCGACCATATCCTTTCGTCTGCTGACGATGCCGCCGACGTTCGCGGTGCtggacgaagacgacgacgacggtaaAACGACGGTGGTTTTGATATGAGGCGAAGAAGACGACTGTTTTAATCTATGTTTATCTTGCGTAGAATTTGAGGATGAGGAGGCGGCCGCCGCTGCGGCTGCTGCCGCCGCAATCTTATTACTATTAGGAACACCGTCGTTTTGTAACAAATTCACCAACAGCGGGCTGGAAAGAGCAACGTTGGCAGGACTAGCATTGGTGGTAGATGGCAACCCGCCGCTTAGAAGATCATCCGATAACGCTGCTACCGTTCGTATCGTTGGTTTAGCGGCCGCCGCACTGGCCATAGCAGAGGTCACCTggtgttgttgctgctgctgttgttgttgttgttgtttggcTAAAGCTGCTGCGTTCGGATACGGCGGAGGTGGCAACGAGAACCGGTGACTGTTTTCGACGATGGCTGTCTGATGGGATAATCCGCTGCCGCCGGCCACCGCAGCAGACGTCGAAGCAGACGTAGACACGAAAGGAGAATGATATGAATGCGGCAACGTGGTATTCCTCGCCAACACCGGCACCGTTCCAGTACCGATGATCTTATTCGGAGGCGCCCCATTAGCAGCAGTCGCGGTAGCAGAAGGTGAAGCCATGACGCCGCCGAACGAAAGCCCAGAGCCGGACTGTACAGCTGGACTTTTAAACGCGGACATGGCGGCGGCGGCCGTGGTGACCTGCGTCATGGTCTTGAATAACGACGCCGTTGCACCGGCTGTCGACGCCGGTACGCTTTTTGAGATCAAATGATGGTCGAACGCGGCCAAAGCTGCGACCGCATCCGTGGTACCCAAGTCGCCACCACCGCCGCTGCTGCTCGAGCCAGCTTCGGCACCGTTGTCAACTGACACTGACGCTGTCGCCGGTGTCGTCGACGTACGTAACACGATCTCGCGCGATTCGCCGCCAACGCGTCCGGCTATTCGTAACGATATTGCCTgcgcaaaaaaatacacacggTTAGTATCGACATTCTTATCGTATTTCCTGcgtttgtaccaaaaaaaaagcgtATGGCTACGAATGCAAATAGGTCGACGAAGATTTACCTGATCTCCTTCCAGTTGAACTGATAATATACCCAGTTGCGATAACGTCGCGTCTCCTTGCTGGGCCAACTGCCTCAGTCTGAGTGCTGCCTCTTTCGGTACAGTAAACGTGACCCGAACGGAATTCCATGGTTCTACTTTTACCACCCCTAGGTATTGACCGGGATCTGAAAATCAATCACGAATTAATTCATTGTTCGAAGAAAGCTCGAAATAATATTACGTTCGGTTATTTTTAACGTCCTTAACCGCTCCGAATAACGAgatgtttgttttgttttttattttttttcgtcggaaaatattatacaattgaacaaaaattcagaagaaaTCGTACAACGTTTATCGTATTTTCATTTGCGTCGGTTTCTATAcgtttatctttttttttttttaaattttcatttcgaatatttctATTTGCTTTTTTGGTACTTCGAACACATACGTTTGTCTGATCGAAACTGGAATTGTTTCGAATACGAAGTGCTCCGTATTGTGTAAGTTTTACAGatacccccccctccccttcccttccACGAATGCATTTATAAAagactaaaaaatttgatattattttctttcaaattacctacatttcacttcaatttaaataacttttttcgaaaattaaaaacaatagtTTTTAGGTTTTGAAGAATAATTATTCCAATTTCTCCTCATTTT is from Planococcus citri chromosome 1, ihPlaCitr1.1, whole genome shotgun sequence and encodes:
- the LOC135849087 gene encoding serine-rich adhesin for platelets-like isoform X4 — translated: MGTHSDGYVEQELLTTFVTCEGDLSDPQFNAKFARLLKQLQKLLLKDPGQYLGVVKVEPWNSVRVTFTVPKEAALRLRQLAQQGDATLSQLGILSVQLEGDQAISLRIAGRVGGESREIVLRTSTTPATASVSVDNGAEAGSSSSGGGGDLGTTDAVAALAAFDHHLISKSVPASTAGATASLFKTMTQVTTAAAAMSAFKSPAVQSGSGLSFGGVMASPSATATAANGAPPNKIIGTGTVPVLARNTTLPHSYHSPFVSTSASTSAAVAGGSGLSHQTAIVENSHRFSLPPPPYPNAAALAKQQQQQQQQQQHQVTSAMASAAAAKPTIRTVAALSDDLLSGGLPSTTNASPANVALSSPLLVNLLQNDGVPNSNKIAAAAAAAAAASSSSNSTQDKHRLKQSSSSPHIKTTVVLPSSSSSSSTANVGGIVSRRKDMVAQPDLMVPCSQTSDTGAGVSGEMQQQVIQRIQRAATATAAAASSENNNLTMVTNVRIPVVECPTVTNPSLSCTSNNNQSAAANTTTDIAAVSSASAPSSSSAAATSAGNGKLPTMNHLTTVTANVKQAYTSQNPVVNMFQRQVVAASTSSSAASSKTVPTTALINNQLASRITYSHNDNQQLVTLAGGHQSPHPQAKFGVRVINVQQQSLPQQQQQQLFHQSQQLLQKQLLQQQQQQQQQQHLLYQQPQQQQQQQQQQQFNVGGNAVQQQQHAKSVILQQNVIAASGASKMGFVGGRMVTLASSQQQQQHLHQQQQHQQQQQQQQQLNDLANDVGLFNPGASADLVDSVVDILGAVNADSTTSGKLDHTSLQIPSNNMVQFVKSFALTAQQQQQQQQQQMVSMAAKLNAGPKLNNAAYGVLSSAGLPTGYHSAVVTSTNAAYNHQSLGDNQFDSIDGSDLFTTTTTAPTPTNGTTILAAQQAPPPPPHPQQQKIYQNATLQQHHAVAGIANQQQQQHQQHLQYATTLQQHQQQFQLVQGQAQHQGHQLPPQYSSRYVVATDNATTAPQMKGLSADQMRTMAPSSSAVAVQQQPPPPPYSSSSGSMNSNHAISGGNATTTTTTTSSSSSSSAEKEPQFLINPLTGEMEPMPNEGSDNEENDNQTTDIFNSLPPSVAQNDDSCFSFSPPSSAATPMPSSVASNEKSSSMLFSDDNDDDSISRMSSPAARKPLATTSEDDSNSGSGDVKPATTAFGGDSFVSGGGAGASGRHRILTSTSGSASSGGSGSSGSEKSEIKIRLKLGKNEPLSGTGTYKVDVLNTTNKKLDKPTSIVKPMPRVLTNVPASQSGQQQQTVMNAATVDEPRVPPIRLSLRGAKIGFVKKTKKWSDESKEPASTISADETLLEKKSYFKNKLSPNEIVADDSSIDAYGGGKSPASGTAIVAAKLSSLGGDDTEELKVKSTAKTRKSSASVVTAAAAVIVDSAGAASEEAQHSALSGLSSAENSSNEISNSSPYNVILPAVRTFPTEAEVTSILRSVPSDAPNKMSLTSVKIKKKERVNKKVFSRDRSSMSSVHGDDSTDTFTRVLNDTKCTLSSQSSRGNKSKSNASSLLKTVMKSSAAKEARMLNLANRNRQTAAGQDNTGPVVISGKAASIQGHQRRASADMSCSVAITPTSFTNAKTSQRSASVSSDPSPSSFSGTAQQFVPSSPHSANNLYPSNTSSNSNNSSNNNAGGNSAGNNANSSIKDSSGKKFMVNNLAATSATAGAASASSNVSGTTTATKKIANNCKTTTTMATSALKSGTTTSSAQSASAAVAEMRKEYLVNHDISGSSKKSHYIKKTTPMTASIDQIDAVKQQSIVVNCVQQIETSTAASTAGATTTTATLPTTHLDLSEKVMKQRLLEDVSASFGEPQRKKPRLDSSETMLKNGPVLDRLIPGSGAGGGIVSPGQKDASNGSSNEAVNTALGGESPSSGANSEHTNNQGEDSGIESMDALSEKSPNQGESPCRKEEKDGHGDATNTTVSAVANQREKKTSNVYCDKPSTAADSYGSASQSVSDKTLVADNDISNVPIVTSSCNISSAKMITTSSLALANCLETSSSSPDVADPSNAADKDDKAPSYERDDTMSPDLDDVQPFRVTPALYTYSNPEKMRVDSPSPVLEDIADDISLSPKPVVILEQPKTSTRLKRKRKEVHDPMFVTTERTKSSPGKSLLEQLLIDIPSDGGVEIRRTGMSTRNTRSQLKGLSQPSPDTLSMCSTSSSSSIKTPKCSPVPRSSDDTPSKPSPRPSSRLTSRRSRKGSESSNVSNGDETVSYGRVGKRKCSENASSEITKGCIGFEDQNGKKVAISANTSIEAFRTTISENNVGGTPTVVVSSTKTNVTRSSTGAINKRLNNLVGGDVTQSTPTRHVGKKRKGGGWIGTRRTSIRAAQISKRYVDHNATR
- the LOC135849087 gene encoding serine-rich adhesin for platelets-like isoform X5 produces the protein MGTHSDGYVEQELLTTFVTCEGDLSDPQFNAKFARLLKQLQKLLLKDPGQYLGVVKVEPWNSVRVTFTVPKEAALRLRQLAQQGDATLSQLGILSVQLEGDQAISLRIAGRVGGESREIVLRTSTTPATASVSVDNGAEAGSSSSGGGGDLGTTDAVAALAAFDHHLISKSVPASTAGATASLFKTMTQVTTAAAAMSAFKSPAVQSGSGLSFGGVMASPSATATAANGAPPNKIIGTGTVPVLARNTTLPHSYHSPFVSTSASTSAAVAGGSGLSHQTAIVENSHRFSLPPPPYPNAAALAKQQQQQQQQQQHQVTSAMASAAAAKPTIRTVAALSDDLLSGGLPSTTNASPANVALSSPLLVNLLQNDGVPNSNKIAAAAAAAAAASSSSNSTQDKHRLKQSSSSPHIKTTVVLPSSSSSSSTANVGGIVSRRKDMVAQPDLMVPCSQTSDTGAGVSGEMQQQVIQRIQRAATATAAAASSENNNLTMVTNVRIPVVECPTVTNPSLSCTSNNNQSAAANTTTDIAAVSSASAPSSSSAAATSAGNGKLPTMNHLTTVTANVKQAYTSQNPVVNMFQRQVVAASTSSSAASSKTVPTTALINNQLASRITYSHNDNQQLVTLAGGHQSPHPQAKFGVRVINVQQQSLPQQQQQQLFHQSQQLLQKQLLQQQQQQQQQQHLLYQQPQQQQQQQQQQQFNVGGNAVQQQQHAKSVILQQNVIAASGASKMGFVGGRMVTLASSQQQQQHLHQQQQHQQQQQQQQQLNDLANDVGLFNPGASADLVDSVVDILGAVNADSTTSGKLDHTSLQIPSNNMVQFVKSFALTAQQQQQQQQQQMVSMAAKLNAGPKLNNAAYGVLSSAGLPTGYHSAVVTSTNAAYNHQSLGDNQFDSIDGSDLFTTTTTAPTPTNGTTILAAQQAPPPPPHPQQQKIYQNATLQQHHAVAGIANQQQQQHQQHLQYATTLQQHQQQFQLVQGQAQHQGHQLPPQYSSRYVVATDNATTAPQMKGLSADQMRTMAPSSSAVAVQQQPPPPPYSSSSGSMNSNHAISGGNATTTTTTTSSSSSSSAEKEPQFLINPLTGEMEPMPNEGSDNEENDNQTTDIFNSLPPSVAQNDDSCFSFSPPSSAATPMPSSVASNEKSSSMLFSDDNDDDSISRMSSPAARKPLATTSEDDSNSGSGDVKPATTAFGGDSFVSGGGAGASGRHRILTSTSGSASSGGSGSSGSEKSEIKIRLKLGKNEPLSGTGTYKVDVLNTTNKKLDKPTSIVKPMPRVLTNVPASQSGQQQQTVMNAATVDEPRVPPIRLSLRGAKIGFVKKTKKWSDESKEPASTISADETLLEKKSYFKNKLSPNEIVADDSSIDAYGGGKSPASGTAIVAAKLSSLGGDDTEELKVKSTAKTRKSSASVVTAAAAVIVDSAGAASEEAQHSALSGLSSAENSSNEISNSSPYNVILPAVRTFPTEAEVTSILRSVPSDAPNKMSLTSVKIKKKERVNKKVFSRDRSSMSSVHGDDSTDTFTRVLNDTKCTLSSQSSRGNKSKSNASSLLKTVMKSSAAKEARMLNLANRNRQTAAGQDNTGPVVISGKAASIQGHQRRASADMSCSVAITPTSFTNAKTSQRSASVSSDPSPSSFSGTAQQFVPSSPHSANNLYPSNTSSNSNNSSNNNAGGNSAGNNANSSIKDSSGKKFMVNNLAATSATAGAASASSNVSGTTTATKKIANNCKTTTTMATSALKSGTTTSSAQSASAAVAEMRKEYLVNHDISGSSKKSHYIKKTTPMTASIDQIDAVKQQSIVVNCVQQIETSTAASTAGATTTTATLPTTHLDLSEKVMKQRLLEDVSASFGEPQRKKPRLDSSETMLKNGPVLDRLIPGSGAGGGIVSPGQKDASNGSSNEAVNTALGGESPSSGANSEHTNNQGEDSGIESMDALSEKSPNQGESPCRKEEKDGHGDATNTTVSAVANQREKKTSNVYCDKPSTAADSYGSASQSVSDKTLVADNDISNVPIVTSSCNISSAKMITTSSLALANCLETSSSSPDVADPSNAADKDDKAPSYERDDTMSPDLDDVQPFRVTPALYTYSNPEKMRVDSPSPVLEDIADDISLSPKPVVILEQPKTSTRLKRKRKEVHDPMFVTTERTKSSPGKSLLEQLLIDIPSDGGVEIRRTGMSTRNTRSQLKGLSQPSPDTLSMCSTSSSSSIKTPKCSPVPRSSDDTPSKPSPRPSSRLTSRRSRKGSESSNVSNGDETVSYGRVGKRKCSENASSEITKGCIGFEDQNGKKVAISANTSIEAFRTTISENNVGGTPTVVVSSTKTNVTRSSTGAINKRLNNLVGGDVTQSTPTRHVGKKRKGGGWIGTRRTSIRAISKRYVDHNATR